From the Solanum stenotomum isolate F172 chromosome 4, ASM1918654v1, whole genome shotgun sequence genome, one window contains:
- the LOC125863435 gene encoding endoglucanase 6-like: MMKGFLILYYMSTLFLLFPNLAFGSHNYGEALSKSFLFYEAQRSGYLPHDQRVQWRGNSGLNDGKASGVDLVGGYYDAGDNVKFGLPMAFTVTMMSWSIIEYGKQMSESGELSNAIDAIKWGTDYLLKAHPEPHVLYGEVGDGTTDHYCWQRPEDMTTSRAAYRIDPSRPGSDLAGETAAAMAAASIVFRNNNPAYAEELLTHAYQLFEFADKYRGKYDSSITVAQKYYRSVSGYADELLWAAAWLYKASNKQYYLNYLGENGDALGGTGWSMTEFGWDVKYAGVQTLAAKFLMQGNADNHAAVFEKYQEKAENFMCACLGKGNQNIHKSPGGLIFRQRWNNMQFVTSASFLATVYSDYLASAGKSLKCASGPVSSPELLDFAKSQVDYLLGDNPRATSYMVGYGNNYPRQVHHRGSSIVSVKVDPTFVSCRGGYATWFNRKANDPNLLTGAIVGGPDAYDNFADQRDNYEQTEPATYNNAPLIGVLARLHGGQSEYSQLLPVAIPQQKPDPEQKVTPASASDIAIEQKETTSWVREGKTYYRYSAIVTNKSSKTLKNLKLSVSQLYGSLWGLSKYGDSYMFPAWINSLPAGKSLEFVYIHTANSPAVVSVSSYTLD, translated from the exons atgatgaaaGGTTTTTTGATCCTCTACTATATGAGTACTCTGTTTTTGCTATTTCCCAATTTAGCATTTGGTAGCCATAATTATGGTGAAGCACTAAGTAAGAGCTTTTTATTTTATGAGGCTCAGAGATCTGGTTATCTTCCTCATGATCAGAGAGTTCAATGGAGGGGTAATTCTGGTCTTAACGACGGAAAAGCTAGTGGC GTAGATCTGGTTGGAGGGTACTATGATGCAGGGGATAATGTGAAATTTGGGCTACCAATGGCATTCACAGTTACCATGATGTCATGGAGCATAATTGAGTATGGGAAGCAAATGAGTGAAAGTGGAGAGCTAAGTAATGCTATAGATGCTATTAAGTGGGGTACTGATTATCTCCTTAAAGCTCACCCTGAACCACATGTCCTATATGGAGAG GTTGGAGATGGTACCACAGACCATTACTGTTGGCAAAGACCAGAGGACATGACCACTTCAAGAGCTGCTTACAGGATCGATCCAAGTCGCCCTGGATCTGATCTCGCGGGGGAGACAGCAGCCGCTATGGCTGCTGCCTCCATAGTCTTTCGGAACAACAACCCTGCCTATGCTGAGGAGCTTCTAACTCATGCCTATCAG TTATTCGAGTTTGCAGACAAATACAGAGGCAAGTATGATAGCAGTATTACTGTGGCCCAGAAGTACTACCGATCTGTTAGTGGATATGCG GATGAATTACTGTGGGCCGCTGCCTGGCTATACAAGGCATCTAACAAGCAATATTACTTGAACTACCTAGGGGAGAATGGCGATGCACTTGGTGGAACCGGTTGGTCCATGACCGAATTTGGCTGGGACGTCAAGTATGCTGGTGTCCAGACTCTTGCTGCTAAG TTCCTGATGCAAGGAAATGCCGATAACCATGCAGCAGTCTTTGAGAAGTACCAAGAAAAGGCTGAGAATTTTATGTGTGCATGTCTTGGTAAAGGTAACCAAAACATCCATAAGAGTCCAGGAGGTCTCATTTTCAGGCAGAGATGGAACAACATGCAATTTGTCACAAGTGCTTCATTTCTTGCAACTGTTTACTCTGACTATTTGGCATCTGCTGGAAAATCCCTCAAATGTGCATCCGGTCCTGTATCATCACCCGAGCTCCTGGACTTTGCCAAGTCACAG GTTGACTACCTACTTGGAGATAATCCAAGAGCCACAAGTTACATGGTGGGATATGGTAACAATTACCCGAGACAAGTTCACCACAGAGGTTCCTCGATCGTCTCTGTAAAGGTTGATCCTACTTTTGTTAGCTGCCGTGGAGGTTATGCTACCTGGTTTAACAGAAAGGCGAATGATCCCAATCTTCTAACCGGAGCCATTGTTGGGGGACCTGATGCCTATGACAACTTTGCTGATCAAAGAGACAACTATGAGCAAACCGAACCAGCTACCTATAACAATGCTCCCTTGATTGGTGTGTTAGCTAGACTTCACGGTGGTCAAAGTGAATATAGTCAGCTCCTTCCAG TTGCTATTCCTCAGCAAAAACCAGATCCAGAGCAAAAAGTAACTCCAGCTTCAG CTTCTGACATTGCTATTGAGCAAAAGGAAACAACTTCATGGGTTCGCGAGGGGAAAACTTACTACAGATACTCAGCAATAGTAACTAACAAGTCTTCTAAGACATTGAAGAACTTGAAGCTTTCAGTATCCCAGCTCTATGGTTCTCTCTGGGGTCTTTCAAAGTACGGTGACTCCTACATGTTTCCAGCCTGGATCAACTCGTTACCAGCTGGAAAAAGCCTCGAGTTTGTTTACATTCACACTGCTAATTCTCCTGCAGTGGTCTCCGTATCAAGCTACACTCTTGACTAA